Genomic segment of Desulfobacterales bacterium:
AACCAATCCCTCGCTCATCGCCAAAGAAGGCCGTGATTTTAAAACGGTCATTCAGGAAATATGCGAGATTGTGGACGGCCCCATCAGCGCCGAGGTGATCAGCACGGACGCACGGGGAATGATCGCAGAGGCCCGTGAGCTGGCAAAAATCCATAAGAATATCGTTGTAAAGATTCCCATGCTGGTTGATGGACTCAAAGCGGTCCGGCAACTGACCGAGGAAGAAATCAAAACCAATGTGACGCTGGTTTTTTCTCCTCTTCAGGCCTTAATGGCCGCAAAAGCGGGAGCGAGCTATGTCAGCCCATTCGTGGGGCGAATCGATGACTTGGCGCAGGACGGGATGGTGCTGGTCGAACAGATTCTTGAAATGTATAACAATTATGCCTTTGATACGGAGATCATCGTCGCCAGTGTTCGCAATCCGCTGCATGTGCTTGAAGCTGCCCTGATGGGGGCCGATATCGCGACAATCCCTTACAATGTGCTGAGCAAACTGGCGGCCCACCCCTTGACGGATAAGGGGCTTGCCGCTTTTCTAAAAGACTGGGAAAGTACCAAAAAATAGGACGTGGTGATCAAGCTTGATAACTGCCAATGCAATCAAGAAGTAGGAACATGATGAACATGCTGCCTTCGGATAAGATCAGAGACATTCTTAAGCACCCCAATACGTTGACGCTCTTTCGGATCATCGTTGTGCCCGGGATTGTGGTTCTGCTCATGTTTCCCAATGGGTTTAGCGCGTTTGTGGCGGCTTTGCTTTTCAGCGCGGCCGCCATTACGGATTATTTCGATGGCTTTTACGCGCGGCAAAGGGGCATGGAGTCGGAGTTGGGCAAGATAATGGACCCGGTGGCGGATAAGCTTCTGGTATCCTGCACCTTGATCATGCTGTCTTCCCTGAACTGGATACCGGCATGGATCGTTTGCGTGATCATCGGCCGTGAAATCGCGGTCACCGGGCTTCGAAATATCATTTCGGGAAAAGGCGAAGATATTTCGGCCTCCAGTCTGGGAAAATACAAAACCGGGTTTCAAATCGCCGCCATTATACCCCTATTGATTCATTATGAGTATATCGGCATCGACTTTCATATTGTCGGCATGTTTTTCTTGTGGCTGGCGTTGATATTGACGGTTTATTCCGGTATCGACTATTTTATCCGGTTTAAGAAATTCTATATCACTTGAGCGGGTTTCAAAAGAATTCAGGTTGTCGGAGATCACCGTTGCGGTGTCATCGGCCGGTCGCTGTGCGATCGCAGCGCAAAAGGCGCCGGCCTTTTTATTGCGCGGGCAACGGCCGTTTCAGACGGTCGGATAGCTTGCTATGGGCCGATACGATTTTATAAAAATACCCTAAGACATACTCTTCATAAACAAGTCGAAGCTTTGTCAAAAAAATATCCCTGTCCACAAAGGCGAAGAGGATGGCGTCTTTTGCCAGGGAAACGTTGTCAAAAGCGCCCGAATTCAGGGATTGCTTTATTTGTTTCAACAGGGTGTCTTGATGA
This window contains:
- the fsa gene encoding fructose-6-phosphate aldolase; this encodes MKFFLDTANIEEIKDATSMGMVDGVTTNPSLIAKEGRDFKTVIQEICEIVDGPISAEVISTDARGMIAEARELAKIHKNIVVKIPMLVDGLKAVRQLTEEEIKTNVTLVFSPLQALMAAKAGASYVSPFVGRIDDLAQDGMVLVEQILEMYNNYAFDTEIIVASVRNPLHVLEAALMGADIATIPYNVLSKLAAHPLTDKGLAAFLKDWESTKK
- the pgsA gene encoding CDP-diacylglycerol--glycerol-3-phosphate 3-phosphatidyltransferase, producing MMNMLPSDKIRDILKHPNTLTLFRIIVVPGIVVLLMFPNGFSAFVAALLFSAAAITDYFDGFYARQRGMESELGKIMDPVADKLLVSCTLIMLSSLNWIPAWIVCVIIGREIAVTGLRNIISGKGEDISASSLGKYKTGFQIAAIIPLLIHYEYIGIDFHIVGMFFLWLALILTVYSGIDYFIRFKKFYIT